A stretch of DNA from Catenulispora acidiphila DSM 44928:
GGCGCTGAAGCTTCTCCTCGCTCGCCGAACCGGGCTCGGCCATGAAGACCAGCAGGTCCTGGCCCTCGTCGGGGTCGTAGAGCCGCCGGCTGTACATCTCCAGATCGCCCAGCACCGGATGCCGGTAGCGCTTGAGTTCGTGGTGGTGCGTGACGTCCACCTCGTGGCGCCGCCAGACCTCGGCGAAGGCCGGACTGACCGCCAGCAGCGCCTCGACGATCTCTCCGGCGGTGCCCGTGGGGTCGGCCGTGTACGCCGCCCGCAGGTCCACGGTGAAGACCCGGCCGCGCAGATCGTGGTCCTCGGGCGGATAGATGGCGCGTTGCGCCGGGTCGGTGAACCAGCGGTAGACCAGGTAGCGGGACATCCCGCTGAACCGCGTGTAGTCACCGAACAGGGCGACCGCACCGGGAGTCTGGAGCAACGCCTCGCCGAATCGCGAGAACACGATCGCGGGCGTGTCCCCCAGCCGCTCGACGATGCGCGTGACGGCGGGACTGACGCGCTCGTCGCGCAGGCTGCGCCGCGGCGCCGAGTGCCCGCCGAGCGCGAACAGGTGCTCGCGCTCGCTCGGGCTGAGCTTCAGGCCCTGCGCCAGGGCGGCGAGTATCGGCTCGGACGGCATCGGACCACGCCGCTGCTCGATCCGGCTGTAGTAGTCGGTCGACATCCCGGCCAGCATCGCGACCTCTTCGCGGCGCAGCCCGCCGGCCCGGCGCCGGGAGCCGCGCGGAAGCCCGACGTCCTCCGGCTGCAACGCCTCGCGGCGGGCGCGGAGAAAGTCCGCCAGTAGCGCCCGGTCCATCCCTCAGCCAGCCTTTCAGGTGGTGCGGTTGCGGGCGGCGCGCGGCTTGGCCGACCGCGGCGGATTGGCGCGCATATGGTCGCGCACACGACCCAGAATCGCACCGAGGGCGGTGAGATCCTCGCCGGTCATCGGCTCAATCAGCAGCTGCCGCACGCGGTCGACATGCCCGGGAAGCACGCGGGCGATCAGGTCCCGGCCGGCCGCCGTGACGCTCACGATGACGCTGCGCTCGTCATCCGGCGACGGCGAGCGCGTGATCAGCCCGCGCTTGTCCAACAGCCCCACCTGATAGGTGAGCCCGCTGCGGCTGTACACGAGCCCGTCGGCCAGATCGGTCATCCGCAACCGGCCCTCAGATGCGTCCACCAGGCGGGCCAGGATCTCGAACTGCACGTAGCTCAAGTCGCCATCGGCGCGCAGATGCTCTTCCACCGCGTACTGGAGCAGGCTGCTGACTTCCATCAGGGCGAAGTACGCGCCGAGTTGCTGGGAGTTCAGGCCGGGTGTCGGATCGCTCACCCCGCAATCCTAAGTGCTTGGAATTCGAAGGGCGTCGGCGATGGCCAGTGCCCCGCCGGGCACGATCGCTTCCAGGTCACCCAGGGCCATCGTCCAGCCGCCGAGGAACACGGCGCGGGCGGCCAGCCTGCGGGCGCGGGCCTGGTCGTCCGAGGCGTACGCCAATTCGGACAGCGCCCGAGCCCGCGTCCGGCCGAGGCGGATCGTGTGGGCAAGGTCCTCGGCCCGCTCCGGTTCGCCCTGCCGGGCCAGCGCGGCGGCGACCTCGACAAGCGCCTCGCCCCGCCCCCAGCGGTCGGGGATCGCCGAGACAAGAGCTTCGGCGCGCGCCGTCTCGCCGCTCCAAGCCAGCTCGTGCACGACGGCTATCAGCGCCCGACTTCGCGCCCAACGGCTCGTGAGCGCGCGAGCGAGGGTCTCGGCGCGGTCCGTGTCCCCGGACCGTGCCAGCGCTTCAACGATGTCGGCGTGTCGTGCCGCGCGCAGGTTGGGCTCGACGATCCGGTCGGCGTACGCTATGGCCCGCTCGACCTGCCCGTGCCGGGCCAGCAACAAGATCAGGGCCTCGCGCAGTGCTGAACCGTCGAAGGGGGCGCCGGAGCGGAGCAGTTCCCCGACCCGGTCGGCCACGGCGACGGCCACCTCCCGGTCGGCGGTCTCGGTGACCGCCTCCAGCAGTTCGGGCACGATCTCCGCGCCGAAGGGCGGGCGAGGGCGCGGGATGATTGTGAGATACAGGTCCGCGAAGTCGCTGTTGTCCTCAGCTTCCTGCGATTCCTGTGCCGCTACGTCTTCCGCCGCGGCGCGGATCAGGCCGTGCAGCACAGCGTCGAGGCGCTCCAGGTCGCCATTGCCGGCCTCGAAGGCCAGCACCGTGACGAGGAAAGAGCGTTGTCCGTCGCCGTTGCGAACGAGGTCCTCCACACGATCGGCGAAGTCTTTGGCCAGGACGTCGTCCCCGGCGGCGTGCGCTATTTCCATGGACGTCAGGAGCACGCGCCCCAGCGGCACGCCGCCTGCATCCTCGGCGGCTTTGGCGGCGTATC
This window harbors:
- a CDS encoding helix-turn-helix transcriptional regulator gives rise to the protein MDRALLADFLRARREALQPEDVGLPRGSRRRAGGLRREEVAMLAGMSTDYYSRIEQRRGPMPSEPILAALAQGLKLSPSEREHLFALGGHSAPRRSLRDERVSPAVTRIVERLGDTPAIVFSRFGEALLQTPGAVALFGDYTRFSGMSRYLVYRWFTDPAQRAIYPPEDHDLRGRVFTVDLRAAYTADPTGTAGEIVEALLAVSPAFAEVWRRHEVDVTHHHELKRYRHPVLGDLEMYSRRLYDPDEGQDLLVFMAEPGSASEEKLQRLIPADGSGDGAGDSSGSGDGDSRGSGSGAEALI
- a CDS encoding MarR family winged helix-turn-helix transcriptional regulator, giving the protein MSDPTPGLNSQQLGAYFALMEVSSLLQYAVEEHLRADGDLSYVQFEILARLVDASEGRLRMTDLADGLVYSRSGLTYQVGLLDKRGLITRSPSPDDERSVIVSVTAAGRDLIARVLPGHVDRVRQLLIEPMTGEDLTALGAILGRVRDHMRANPPRSAKPRAARNRTT